AGGCAGAAATGAATTGTCAGAAGTTGGAAAATGAGGTATCAGAGTTCAACAATCTTTATCTTCCCATCATCAATTACCAAAGGGTTCAAAGTAACACATTAGAGCCCATCAATCTCGATGATTACTCTGATCTTTGTATTCTTGAGGATATGAGTACACCAGCAGTAGCCTCAAAGCCTGTTACAATAAATGAAAAGTTCTTGGCTGCTTCACAATATTCAACATCGATAGGCCCTGTTGACCAGATGACAATGGGGCATTCAAGGCTTAGGCCAAATGATGAACGGGTTATTTTCCAAGTTGCCGTGCAGGTGATTCAATAATTCAGACCTTATATGTTGGTTGCATGTTCTAAAATTTAATGTTATCATATTTGATGTGCCGAGTTAGCTTTTCTGAAGCTATAATAAATTGTTATGCATGCCTTCCCTATGAAAGTTCGTAGTTTTGTTTTGGATGATTGACCATGGTGaagttttgcatatgttgcagGATCTTTCTCAGCCAAAATCAGAAGCTATTCCACCTGATGGTTTGGCTGTGGCTCTACTGAAACACCAGGTATGAAGTTCCCAACTCGGTTATTGGCTCTTCCAGGGGTATACACACATCTGATTGGTTTATGATCTTGAGGATTGAGGAGTAGTGACTTGGGTGAAGATTgggttttcttttttcttttttttttgttttttttgtttttgtgtggGTGGGGGGTGGTAGGGGGTGTGATTTGTGGGAGATGATGTTGCCTAGAGTTTTTAAGGCTATTTTCACTTTGTATTGTCGTCCTTATTCCTTCCTACAATTGAGTTCTCCTTATCCATGAATGCCCCTTGGCTAGAATTCACTGCTTTACCCAGATTAAAATTTGTGCTTATTGGTGTTTGAATTGAAAAGGTCTTTTGGTTTATTAATCTTTTTAAAACTATATAGAAATTAAGCTTCAACAGAGACTGTCCAAATGTGTATTATGCTCTATGATTCACTTTATGTTATTCTTGAACGTATAGCTTTTCACTGTCCAAATGTGTATTCTATGATAGTTTTCTCAATCCCTACTGACTCTAGTTGAGCTAATGGGCAGCGCATTGCTTTATTCTGGATGGTTAACAAAGAGACGAAAGGTGCATGTTGTTCTGGTGGGATTCTTGCGGATGATCAGGTTGCTTTATGGTCTTTTCTTTCTGAAGGGTATATAATCAATCACCGGCATTAACTTTTTATTACATCTGTTATGGTAGGGACTTGGCAAGACAGTGTCAACTATTGCATTGATATTAAAAGAGAGGTCACCTTCTTTCAAAGCACCGGTAGCTAATACTATGAAACAATGTCAAATGGAGATGTGTGATCTCGACAAGGACAATGGAGCTTCTGATACTTACAATGGTTGCAAGAGTAACATGCAAACAAAGGGTAGACCGCCTGCTGGCACCCTTATTGTATGTCCAACAAGTGTTCTCCGGCAATGGTCTGAAGAGTTGTTCAATAAAGTGACTAGGGAAGCTAATCTTTCTGTTCTAGTTTACCATGGAAGCGGCCGCATTAAGGATCCTCTTGAGCTTGCTAAATATGATGTGGTGATTACAACATATGCTATTGTTAGCATGGAGGTGCCAAAGCAGCCTGTTGTTGATGAGAATGATGATCAATTTGGCACCCCTTTTAATGGATTCTCATCTAGTAAAAAAAGGAAGTTACCTGAAACTACATCTAATAAGTCAGCTAAGAGTAAGAAGAGTAAGAAACAAATTGATAATGAATTGCTTGAAACTATATCTGGCCCTCTTGCCAAGGTTGGATGGTATAGGGTTGTGCTGGATGAGGCTCAAACCATCAAAAACCACAGAACTCAAGTAGCTAGGGCTTGCTGGGGACTTCGTGCTAAGCGTAGGTGGTGCTTATCTGGTACACCAATTCAGAATGCAATAGATGATCTTTATAGCTACTTTAGATTTCTCAGGCATGAACCTTATGCTACTTTTAAGACTTTCTGTGAGCATCTGAAGTCACCAATCCATAGGAATCCTACGGTTGGGTACAAAAAACTGCAAGCAGTGCTGAAGACTATCATGTTGCGCCGAACAAAAGGTAAGATTATCTCTGTCTTCTAACCACTCTTGCGTCTAGCTTCTAGTCTATATTTCCCTTGCCCTCAATAACTATGGACAGTTTATTTGCTTTTCACTTTCTCCCCCCTTCAGTTCCTACACTTCTAAGTGCTTTATGTATCTAACAAGTGTCCATCGTCCAAAATTGCATTTGGAGCTATGGACCCTTCCCTGAAATGAGGTTTTGGTGAATTTGATTCTTATGATTTTTTGTTTCATGCGCATGATTGTGGAATTGCTTATTTTTGGACTTTCACAAGTTGAGTGTGCTTTAAACTTGCAAAATTgatttcactttattttattgtgCACTTGATAGTCTATTCAGGGGCGGAGCTACAGTGGGGCATGGGGATCCTTGGCCCCCCCAGCCATTCGAGTGTTgcctataatatatatattcagaTACGCTATTGAAAAATATTGATAGCGCAGTTGGCAAGTGGTCTGATCTTTAGATCATACTTGCGTGCAGGTGCTGAGTTCGATTCTCAGCTATGccattattttttcaatatttatccACTGCTAGTAGCAACTCCTTATTTCTCGTCAAATCATCATTGCAATATTTACCCAATGTCTTTTAAATACTATTTTCAAATATTTACGCAAAGttattctaatttatttgttgtcaaattatattttagaGATGTGCTATATTTACTCAATAATTTTTACTGTCAAATCACTTTTAAGCGATAGTGTTATATTTAAACAATGACTTTTAAAGGTTATAGTTTGAAAGAATGTTATTTGTTCAATGACTTGTGAATATTGTAAtctatattaataaatattatattttaaactaCTTTTTTATTGGTATTGTAATATAGAGTAAATGAGTAATTAATAGCTTCATGCAGATTTTATAGTAtgtataattaaacaattttgcTTTATTTATGAAAAACTTAATTGTATTAGTAGGTAGAATACTTTTTAAGTCATCACAAAGTGTATATATCAATTATTCTTGATTAGATTAAATTTGCTTGATATGCATTTAATTCTTGAGTACTAGTACATATCTAAAAATATCTCGTTATTTTTAAGATCTTCAAGACAAAAAAACTTCTTCCTTCGACTAATTTTGATGACAAAAACATTGAGAGATACATGCAACTATTAACGGTGGTAGAGCTAAAATTGTTCTTCTTCATGGGCCCCTCACCGCAAAATTCCTGGCTccgccactgagtatattataCCACTTAGTCACCTACTGCGATGAAGCTGAGCAAGCTTAGCACGTATGAgtttatatttagaaaaaacACTTTTCCCCATTGTTGTGTAGTTGAATTCTAAACCATAGGATTAGAAATGCAGTGCCCCAGCTAGGTTTTCTGGCTTCCACAAATGGAGATATTTCTCATTAATGAAGAATCATCTCTCTGGAGTGTAATACTATTTTGGTGGTAACTTTGATTCAGGTACTTGTATTGATGGGGAGCCAATTATTGATCTTCCACCAAAAACTATAGAATTGAAAAGGGTTGATTTCTCCATGAAGGAGCGCGATTTCTATCGCAGACTTGAGGCTGATTCAAAGGCCCAATTTGCAGTACGTTAACAATACTAAATGCAATTTTGTCTATAAGTATCTTTGTTAATTTTGTAACTCCTTGACCTCTGTTTCTGCTATTGTCAGGAATATGCAAAAGCAGGGACAGTCAAACAGAACTATGTGAACATATTATTAATGCTTCTGCGGCTTCGACAGGCTTGTGACCACCCTCTTCTTGTTAAGGGGTTCGGTTCTACTACACAAACGACTTCCTCCATTAACATGGCTATGAATTTTCCCCTGGAGAAAAACATTTTCCTTCTGAATCGTTTGGAAGGCTCTTTGGCAATTTGTGGGATATGCAGTGTgagtatataaaattatttcttcTGCTGTCATCAGCTCTTTttctttaaatgttgagttgtATTGTAGAGGACCCATGACTCGTATGAATCTTATACTGTGAATACATTACAGGATCCACCTGAAGATGCTGTAGTAACTGTCTGCGGGCATGTCTTTTGCAACCAGTGCATTTGTGAGCATATGATTGGTGATGATACCCAGTGTCCCTACAAAAGTTGCAAAACTCGTGTTACTtcctcacacatattttctaccACCACATTACGGAATGCTATATCAGATAAcccaaaacaagaaaataacCACACCTTCAACTGCTCTGATTCTGAGCTTGCTAAAGTTTCTGGATCTTGTTCATCAAGCTATCCAGAAGGTTCTTCCAAAATTAAAGCTACTATGGAGCTCTTGACCGGTTTGTCTAAGCCACATGTTCCTGCATCAACATTGAGTTTCTTAGAGCCGAATGAAGGATGTTCAGATTTGTTGCATGATTGTGACTCAGTGGGAGAGAACGGAACTCCAGACATAAAACATGTTTCTAATAGTTCTGTTAAAGTTGCAGGGGAGAAGGCAATTGTGTTCTCCCAGTGGACAAGGATGTTGGATTTGCTTGAAGATTATTTGAAAAGTTCATCCATTCAATACCGCAGACTTGACGGAACAATGCCTGTTTCTGCCAGAGACAAGGCAGTGAAAGAATTTAAAAGTCGTCCAGAGGTTTGTTACTCTTTTGGCATGCTGTCGATTAGTTTAGTCTTTTGCAAGTTTCAAGTTGATGTTTACTCGAACTTTGTGCTAGGTTACTGTCATGATCATGTCTCTGAAAGCCGCTAGTCTTGGACTGAACATGGTGGCTGCTTGCCACGTCATCCTCCTTGACCTCTGGTGGAATCCGACGACTGAAGACCAAGCTATAGATAGAGCACATCGTATCGGGCAGACACGGCCTGTCTCAGTTTATCGTCTGACTGTGAAAGATACAGTAGAAGATCGCATTTTGGCCTTGCAGGTACCTCCTCTCACTTGGAATAATATCATCCCCTTTATGTCATTGTTTGGGTTATGTTTGTGACACTGCTTTTATTCAggaaaagaagagagagatggTTGCATCTGCCTTCGGTGAGGACGAGACGGGTGGTCGACAAACTCGGCTCACTGTGGAAGATTTGAAGTATCTATTTCAGGGTTGATTAAGACATTTCTGACAGAGTATTCTTTAACATTTTACAGCATTTTGAAAAGCTTGATTGATAGCCTAGCATTTACTAGAAAAGATGATTAGGCTTAGAATAGAGTGCATAGATTTTTGAGAACAGATTGTTAATATGTTTACAGAGAAGCAAATCACTTGCTATCTCCTTGTGTATAGCTTTTATAGAGTTCCGTCACATAAACATATCTTTCTAGTCAATATATTTTTCCTACTTGTTGGTATTCACTATTCAGTGAGTAGTTTATACTTTACACTGTTTAATTTTTACTGCTTAATAATAATCTCAGTTATTGTTCCAGAACCACAAATAAATTTGGTAGTGTCTAACTTCACTCCACTTGCAAAGTGGATTATAACAACTGCAAAACTTAAATACAATGTTAAACCATGGCTGCTAGCGAGGAATTCCATGAGCATGCGAACCCATGAGTATTTAAAAAGAGTTCAATACTGTAACTACACAAGCATTACTGATTACTCATTACAGAAACTACAAAATGCTAGTATCAAAACGGAAGGTATGGTTACAGAACGGAATAAccttaattaaaactaaaatcgGGTAATACCCCTTACCCGAAAAAAATCACAACCTTACCCAAACCCGTAAAATTGGGATCCGCTACCCATTTTCCACCCCTAAAACGAGTATATTTTTTCATCAAGGGAAGTGAAGAAGGTATGTATAAAAATAATGTGCTTCCTTTGATAGATGAAGTATATAATAAATATGTATACATACTCTAACACCAAGGTCTCATGGTGTAGTTGTTAGGACATTGGACTCTGAATCCAGTGGGaccttttttaattaattttgaacaTAACATTCATTTGTTTTCTTCATTCATGTCATATGTACTCGTCTTTAGTTTTTATCTTGAGCTTTTCTTCGTAATACATACTCCATGTTGCATTCTTCTTGTTTGAAGACTGCCGTCCTGTTATTGAAATTTCAATCTCCTGTTCTGTTTAGATGCATCCCATCTACAAGACTCAAGAAAATCTAGTTCAATATGCATAGAGTTCGGAGCTGGTTTTCATTTTGTTTGCTGTGAAAACTGTAACAGGCAGACTTGCATATCAACTAAAAAAACATAAGATTGGAGGAAAAAAGAGAAACATAAAATTTGGATCCAAAGAGATAGACAGACACTACTATAGTGAGTGAGTATTCATTCTTGTTTGAAGACAGCAAACACATAGAAGTAGAATCAAGATTGTTGGAATATAATGAATGAAATGTAATTATGAGATGATTTCATACAATTCAATTTCAATCACATCTCTCCTCCAACCACCTAATAATATCAGCACGAACAATCGCAACATTTTCATCAGTTTCCCCAAAAACAAGAGAGTGCATCATCCCCTCATAAATCTTGATGCTCTTGTCCTCACTCCTCGCCAATTCATACAGCTCTCTGCTCACATCCGGATCCGTCACCACGTCAGTATCTCCGTGCATCACCACAAACGGAATCTCCACATCCCTCAATCGCTCACTCACGCACTCCGTAACCCTGATCAGCTCCACCACCGTCCCCAATCTCGGCTTCCCTTTATACATCATCGGATTCATCGCCGCGATTATCTTCTTCTCCCCCACCTTCACCGATTTCTCAAGCAAATCCGCCGTCGGCACCACCGCCAGCGTCGGCGCGAACCTCGCCACCGCCGTCAGGATCTGCGGAATCGGCCACCTGGGCTTCACCTTCTCTGAGATCTTGCACATGGGCGCCATCAAGATCGCGCCTTTGAAGAATTCCGGCCTCTTGAAATGCATCAGCAAGCAGATAGCCCCTCCCATGGACTCTCCGTACAAGAATTTTGGGGG
This portion of the Salvia splendens isolate huo1 unplaced genomic scaffold, SspV2 ctg253, whole genome shotgun sequence genome encodes:
- the LOC121789494 gene encoding helicase-like transcription factor CHR28 isoform X4, translating into MKATMFTSILILSGNSWARPLRLRRVIYWKTYLLLMSHKVDSRTGSSDGISGSAGASSAIVGAGMREPSPQFSKAEHSCSITVTDGISVQENGRSDSSLVGCPQTPSSYNQNDGGRPPSGTFNSCDPLGSYGTHHVTHDGESYADIHMNHDKDLIGYSGLDFHYENKEDVSAIDGDRISLELSHTESSSCEINTVDIPDFTPENGGMHLFGSDGPSYDSRSSGFQSLACDGGRMVNAKDEGENFSDDSINAIPYMYVAASQFGECTTECGSGRSVPLNGQVGFSYSRDMNTLQAETKNLSPDSLSCIFSQTGGDTTNEIVSRASEVVDMARRKYHGDVSKQPAVKSIQWSPSGSFSSVSCENYVSCREDEGEDMLFESDFLPQGVFGQTNNQKIGIFAQDGNSDLLVSCQPGIWPLAPVKAEMNCQKLENEVSEFNNLYLPIINYQRVQSNTLEPINLDDYSDLCILEDMSTPAVASKPVTINEKFLAASQYSTSIGPVDQMTMGHSRLRPNDERVIFQVAVQDLSQPKSEAIPPDGLAVALLKHQRIALFWMVNKETKGACCSGGILADDQGLGKTVSTIALILKERSPSFKAPVANTMKQCQMEMCDLDKDNGASDTYNGCKSNMQTKGRPPAGTLIVCPTSVLRQWSEELFNKVTREANLSVLVYHGSGRIKDPLELAKYDVVITTYAIVSMEVPKQPVVDENDDQFGTPFNGFSSSKKRKLPETTSNKSAKSKKSKKQIDNELLETISGPLAKVGWYRVVLDEAQTIKNHRTQVARACWGLRAKRRWCLSGTPIQNAIDDLYSYFRFLRHEPYATFKTFCEHLKSPIHRNPTVGYKKLQAVLKTIMLRRTKGTCIDGEPIIDLPPKTIELKRVDFSMKERDFYRRLEADSKAQFAEYAKAGTVKQNYVNILLMLLRLRQACDHPLLVKGFGSTTQTTSSINMAMNFPLEKNIFLLNRLEGSLAICGICSDPPEDAVVTVCGHVFCNQCICEHMIGDDTQCPYKSCKTRVTSSHIFSTTTLRNAISDNPKQENNHTFNCSDSELAKVSGSCSSSYPEGSSKIKATMELLTGLSKPHVPASTLSFLEPNEGCSDLLHDCDSVGENGTPDIKHVSNSSVKVAGEKAIVFSQWTRMLDLLEDYLKSSSIQYRRLDGTMPVSARDKAVKEFKSRPEVTVMIMSLKAASLGLNMVAACHVILLDLWWNPTTEDQAIDRAHRIGQTRPVSVYRLTVKDTVEDRILALQEKKREMVASAFGEDETGGRQTRLTVEDLKYLFQG
- the LOC121789494 gene encoding helicase-like transcription factor CHR28 isoform X2 translates to MKATMFTSILILSGNSWARPLRLRRVIYWKTYLLLMSHKVGVQNSNDIFLSKAEIPGSSVLSPSHNAETSDSRTGSSDGISGSAGASSAIVGAGMREPSPQFSKAEHSCSITVTDGISVQENGRSDSSLVGCPQTPSSYNQNDGGRPPSGTFNSCDPLGSYGTHHVTHDGESYADIHMNHDKDLIGYSGLDFHYENKEDVSAIDGDRISLELSHTESSSCEINTVDIPDFTPENGGMHLFGSDGPSYDSRSSGFQSLACDGGRMVNAKDEGENFSDDSINAIPYMYVAASQFGECTTECGSGRSVPLNGQVGFSYSRDMNTLQAETKNLSPDSLSCIFSQTGGDTTNEIVSRASEVVDMARRKYHGDVSKQPAVKSIQWSPSGSFSSVSCENYVSCREDEGEDMLFESDFLPQGVFGQTNNQKIGIFAQDGNSDLLVSCQPGIWPLAPVKAEMNCQKLENEVSEFNNLYLPIINYQRVQSNTLEPINLDDYSDLCILEDMSTPAVASKPVTINEKFLAASQYSTSIGPVDQMTMGHSRLRPNDERVIFQVAVQDLSQPKSEAIPPDGLAVALLKHQRIALFWMVNKETKGACCSGGILADDQGLGKTVSTIALILKERSPSFKAPVANTMKQCQMEMCDLDKDNGASDTYNGCKSNMQTKGRPPAGTLIVCPTSVLRQWSEELFNKVTREANLSVLVYHGSGRIKDPLELAKYDVVITTYAIVSMEVPKQPVVDENDDQFGTPFNGFSSSKKRKLPETTSNKSAKSKKSKKQIDNELLETISGPLAKVGWYRVVLDEAQTIKNHRTQVARACWGLRAKRRWCLSGTPIQNAIDDLYSYFRFLRHEPYATFKTFCEHLKSPIHRNPTVGYKKLQAVLKTIMLRRTKGTCIDGEPIIDLPPKTIELKRVDFSMKERDFYRRLEADSKAQFAEYAKAGTVKQNYVNILLMLLRLRQACDHPLLVKGFGSTTQTTSSINMAMNFPLEKNIFLLNRLEGSLAICGICSDPPEDAVVTVCGHVFCNQCICEHMIGDDTQCPYKSCKTRVTSSHIFSTTTLRNAISDNPKQENNHTFNCSDSELAKVSGSCSSSYPEGSSKIKATMELLTGLSKPHVPASTLSFLEPNEGCSDLLHDCDSVGENGTPDIKHVSNSSVKVAGEKAIVFSQWTRMLDLLEDYLKSSSIQYRRLDGTMPVSARDKAVKEFKSRPEVTVMIMSLKAASLGLNMVAACHVILLDLWWNPTTEDQAIDRAHRIGQTRPVSVYRLTVKDTVEDRILALQEKKREMVASAFGEDETGGRQTRLTVEDLKYLFQG
- the LOC121789494 gene encoding helicase-like transcription factor CHR28 isoform X3, with amino-acid sequence MLEANAEEGSSGIVDGMFSADDESDDVYIDFDSFWKLMGAPASPSQGNILEDLSFIDVPQDSRTGSSDGISGSAGASSAIVGAGMREPSPQFSKAEHSCSITVTDGISVQENGRSDSSLVGCPQTPSSYNQNDGGRPPSGTFNSCDPLGSYGTHHVTHDGESYADIHMNHDKDLIGYSGLDFHYENKEDVSAIDGDRISLELSHTESSSCEINTVDIPDFTPENGGMHLFGSDGPSYDSRSSGFQSLACDGGRMVNAKDEGENFSDDSINAIPYMYVAASQFGECTTECGSGRSVPLNGQVGFSYSRDMNTLQAETKNLSPDSLSCIFSQTGGDTTNEIVSRASEVVDMARRKYHGDVSKQPAVKSIQWSPSGSFSSVSCENYVSCREDEGEDMLFESDFLPQGVFGQTNNQKIGIFAQDGNSDLLVSCQPGIWPLAPVKAEMNCQKLENEVSEFNNLYLPIINYQRVQSNTLEPINLDDYSDLCILEDMSTPAVASKPVTINEKFLAASQYSTSIGPVDQMTMGHSRLRPNDERVIFQVAVQDLSQPKSEAIPPDGLAVALLKHQRIALFWMVNKETKGACCSGGILADDQGLGKTVSTIALILKERSPSFKAPVANTMKQCQMEMCDLDKDNGASDTYNGCKSNMQTKGRPPAGTLIVCPTSVLRQWSEELFNKVTREANLSVLVYHGSGRIKDPLELAKYDVVITTYAIVSMEVPKQPVVDENDDQFGTPFNGFSSSKKRKLPETTSNKSAKSKKSKKQIDNELLETISGPLAKVGWYRVVLDEAQTIKNHRTQVARACWGLRAKRRWCLSGTPIQNAIDDLYSYFRFLRHEPYATFKTFCEHLKSPIHRNPTVGYKKLQAVLKTIMLRRTKGTCIDGEPIIDLPPKTIELKRVDFSMKERDFYRRLEADSKAQFAEYAKAGTVKQNYVNILLMLLRLRQACDHPLLVKGFGSTTQTTSSINMAMNFPLEKNIFLLNRLEGSLAICGICSDPPEDAVVTVCGHVFCNQCICEHMIGDDTQCPYKSCKTRVTSSHIFSTTTLRNAISDNPKQENNHTFNCSDSELAKVSGSCSSSYPEGSSKIKATMELLTGLSKPHVPASTLSFLEPNEGCSDLLHDCDSVGENGTPDIKHVSNSSVKVAGEKAIVFSQWTRMLDLLEDYLKSSSIQYRRLDGTMPVSARDKAVKEFKSRPEVTVMIMSLKAASLGLNMVAACHVILLDLWWNPTTEDQAIDRAHRIGQTRPVSVYRLTVKDTVEDRILALQEKKREMVASAFGEDETGGRQTRLTVEDLKYLFQG
- the LOC121789494 gene encoding helicase-like transcription factor CHR28 isoform X1; the encoded protein is MLEANAEEGSSGIVDGMFSADDESDDVYIDFDSFWKLMGAPASPSQGNILEDLSFIDVPQGVQNSNDIFLSKAEIPGSSVLSPSHNAETSDSRTGSSDGISGSAGASSAIVGAGMREPSPQFSKAEHSCSITVTDGISVQENGRSDSSLVGCPQTPSSYNQNDGGRPPSGTFNSCDPLGSYGTHHVTHDGESYADIHMNHDKDLIGYSGLDFHYENKEDVSAIDGDRISLELSHTESSSCEINTVDIPDFTPENGGMHLFGSDGPSYDSRSSGFQSLACDGGRMVNAKDEGENFSDDSINAIPYMYVAASQFGECTTECGSGRSVPLNGQVGFSYSRDMNTLQAETKNLSPDSLSCIFSQTGGDTTNEIVSRASEVVDMARRKYHGDVSKQPAVKSIQWSPSGSFSSVSCENYVSCREDEGEDMLFESDFLPQGVFGQTNNQKIGIFAQDGNSDLLVSCQPGIWPLAPVKAEMNCQKLENEVSEFNNLYLPIINYQRVQSNTLEPINLDDYSDLCILEDMSTPAVASKPVTINEKFLAASQYSTSIGPVDQMTMGHSRLRPNDERVIFQVAVQDLSQPKSEAIPPDGLAVALLKHQRIALFWMVNKETKGACCSGGILADDQGLGKTVSTIALILKERSPSFKAPVANTMKQCQMEMCDLDKDNGASDTYNGCKSNMQTKGRPPAGTLIVCPTSVLRQWSEELFNKVTREANLSVLVYHGSGRIKDPLELAKYDVVITTYAIVSMEVPKQPVVDENDDQFGTPFNGFSSSKKRKLPETTSNKSAKSKKSKKQIDNELLETISGPLAKVGWYRVVLDEAQTIKNHRTQVARACWGLRAKRRWCLSGTPIQNAIDDLYSYFRFLRHEPYATFKTFCEHLKSPIHRNPTVGYKKLQAVLKTIMLRRTKGTCIDGEPIIDLPPKTIELKRVDFSMKERDFYRRLEADSKAQFAEYAKAGTVKQNYVNILLMLLRLRQACDHPLLVKGFGSTTQTTSSINMAMNFPLEKNIFLLNRLEGSLAICGICSDPPEDAVVTVCGHVFCNQCICEHMIGDDTQCPYKSCKTRVTSSHIFSTTTLRNAISDNPKQENNHTFNCSDSELAKVSGSCSSSYPEGSSKIKATMELLTGLSKPHVPASTLSFLEPNEGCSDLLHDCDSVGENGTPDIKHVSNSSVKVAGEKAIVFSQWTRMLDLLEDYLKSSSIQYRRLDGTMPVSARDKAVKEFKSRPEVTVMIMSLKAASLGLNMVAACHVILLDLWWNPTTEDQAIDRAHRIGQTRPVSVYRLTVKDTVEDRILALQEKKREMVASAFGEDETGGRQTRLTVEDLKYLFQG